In a single window of the Pseudomonadota bacterium genome:
- a CDS encoding methionine adenosyltransferase, translating to MAKSDYVFTSESVAEGHPDKVCDRISDTIVDLFLGADPFARVACETLVTTNRIVLAGEVRGPRSLVTKDGKIKKEKLESPIRRAIKDIGYAQKGFHWQKAKIAIYLHAQSADIAMGVDAKGNKDEGAGDQGIMFGYACNDTPELMPAPIQYAQNILRTMAEARHSGKEPMLGPDAKSQVTLRYVNGKPVGCTAIVVSTQHSEKVDQDDVREIVRPYVKKVLPEGWMCDEAHFYVNPTGRFVIGGPDGDAGLTGRKIIVDTYGGAAPHGGGAFSGKDPTKVDRSAAYAARYLAKNVVAAGIAQRCTIQLSYAIGVARPLSVYVDTHGTGQVDEAKLSKVLQQLVDLSPRGIREHLGLNRPIYARTSAYGHFGRKPEPDGAFSWERLDLVKGLQAAFR from the coding sequence GTGGCGAAATCCGACTACGTCTTCACCAGCGAGTCCGTTGCCGAGGGTCACCCCGACAAGGTCTGCGACCGCATTTCCGACACCATCGTCGATCTGTTCCTGGGTGCGGATCCCTTTGCCCGCGTCGCCTGTGAGACCTTGGTCACCACCAACCGCATCGTGCTCGCAGGCGAGGTACGCGGACCCCGCTCGCTCGTCACCAAGGACGGCAAGATCAAGAAAGAGAAGCTCGAATCGCCGATCCGCCGCGCCATCAAGGACATCGGCTACGCGCAGAAAGGTTTCCATTGGCAGAAGGCGAAAATCGCCATCTACCTCCACGCCCAATCGGCCGATATCGCCATGGGCGTCGACGCCAAGGGCAATAAGGACGAGGGCGCGGGCGACCAGGGGATCATGTTCGGCTATGCCTGCAACGACACCCCGGAGCTGATGCCGGCGCCGATTCAATACGCGCAGAACATTCTCCGCACCATGGCCGAGGCCCGTCATAGCGGCAAGGAACCGATGCTGGGGCCGGACGCCAAGAGCCAGGTCACGCTTCGCTACGTCAACGGCAAGCCCGTCGGTTGCACAGCCATCGTGGTCTCGACCCAGCACAGCGAAAAGGTCGACCAGGACGATGTGCGCGAGATCGTCCGGCCCTATGTGAAAAAGGTCCTGCCCGAGGGTTGGATGTGCGACGAGGCGCATTTCTATGTGAACCCGACCGGCCGCTTCGTCATCGGCGGGCCGGATGGGGATGCCGGCCTCACCGGCCGCAAGATCATCGTCGACACCTATGGCGGTGCGGCGCCCCATGGCGGTGGCGCCTTTTCCGGCAAGGATCCGACCAAGGTCGACCGCTCGGCCGCCTATGCGGCGCGCTACCTGGCGAAGAACGTCGTGGCCGCCGGCATCGCCCAGCGCTGCACCATCCAGCTCTCCTATGCCATCGGCGTCGCCCGCCCGCTCTCGGTCTATGTCGACACCCACGGCACCGGCCAGGTGGACGAGGCCAAGCTGTCGAAGGTGCTGCAGCAGCTCGTGGATCTCTCCCCGCGGGGCATCCGCGAGCATCTCGGCCTCAACCGGCCGATCTATGCGCGGACATCCGCCTATGGTCATTTCGGCCGCAAGCCCGAGCCGGATGGCGCCTTCTCCTGGGAGCGCCTCGACCTGGTGAAGGGTCTGCAGGCGGCGTTTCGGTAA
- a CDS encoding helix-turn-helix transcriptional regulator: MAPRGSTRRAFSRGSPDGKPNPIDVHVGGRVRLRRTLLGMSQEKLGEALGLTFQQVQKYERGTNRIGASRLFDLSRVLDVPVSYFFEDMASEVAARSPGQLSAGLAEERPADFDADPMARRETLELVRAYYRINDLTVRKRVFELAKSIANANGKAQA; the protein is encoded by the coding sequence ATGGCTCCACGAGGAAGCACGCGTCGAGCGTTCTCGCGCGGCTCCCCAGACGGTAAGCCCAACCCCATCGACGTGCATGTCGGGGGCCGCGTACGCCTGCGTCGAACCTTGCTTGGCATGAGCCAAGAAAAATTGGGCGAGGCGCTGGGCCTGACCTTCCAGCAGGTGCAGAAATACGAGCGCGGCACCAACCGGATCGGCGCCAGCCGGCTGTTCGATCTGAGCCGGGTGCTGGACGTTCCCGTCTCCTATTTTTTCGAAGACATGGCTTCTGAGGTGGCGGCGCGCTCGCCGGGACAGCTCAGCGCCGGGCTCGCCGAAGAGCGTCCGGCCGATTTCGATGCCGACCCGATGGCAAGGCGCGAGACTTTGGAGCTGGTGCGCGCCTATTACCGGATCAACGATCTCACGGTCCGCAAGCGCGTCTTCGAGCTGGCGAAGTCGATCGCCAACGCGAATGGCAAGGCTCAGGCCTAG
- the lnt gene encoding apolipoprotein N-acyltransferase: MDGAAGSAGAFLAGWWFGFGYFVLGLYWIANALIVDGWTFAWAVPFAVAGLPAVLGLFTGAALWLVWRTRWQGAARVLALALAWTALEWLRGHVLTGFPWNLIGYAWADWLWVAEAASVIGAYGLSLITVAVAAMPALLARPRGRVAVMIALAGLFLIAGAGWLRLEGAGEADVAGVRLRLVQGNVPQHLKFVPEQQAATLARYVELSMRPGDAPITHVIWPETALPYPVVRDPRPIPILGQALPRGGALITGAIRVTPPGLQPWQVWNGLLVFDEEGRQVAGYDKVHLVPFGEYQPLRRLFPASWTLVGEVDFSTGAGLERLLIPGAPPAGALICYEAIFPGQVVNEGARPAWLVNLTNDAWYGRSTGPYQHFAIARMRTIEEGLPLVRVANTGISGVVDAYGRVRARLGLDREGVIDSPLPGALATAPLYARWGDTMCVLLGLGMLLAGAGIERRRGTKK; the protein is encoded by the coding sequence TTGGATGGCGCCGCCGGCAGCGCCGGCGCCTTTCTTGCCGGCTGGTGGTTCGGCTTCGGCTACTTCGTGCTCGGCCTCTATTGGATCGCCAACGCGCTCATCGTCGACGGTTGGACTTTCGCCTGGGCGGTGCCGTTTGCGGTGGCGGGGCTGCCGGCGGTTCTGGGACTCTTCACCGGTGCGGCGCTCTGGCTCGTCTGGCGGACCCGGTGGCAGGGTGCCGCGCGCGTGCTGGCGCTGGCGCTGGCATGGACCGCGCTCGAATGGCTGCGCGGGCATGTGCTGACCGGCTTTCCGTGGAACTTGATCGGCTATGCCTGGGCCGACTGGCTCTGGGTGGCTGAGGCGGCCTCGGTCATCGGCGCCTACGGCCTCAGCCTGATCACCGTGGCGGTGGCGGCGATGCCCGCACTCCTGGCTCGCCCGCGGGGCCGCGTCGCGGTGATGATCGCTCTTGCCGGCCTCTTCCTGATCGCGGGCGCGGGCTGGCTGCGCCTCGAGGGCGCCGGCGAGGCCGACGTCGCCGGCGTGCGGCTGCGCCTGGTTCAGGGCAATGTGCCGCAACACCTCAAATTCGTGCCCGAGCAGCAGGCGGCGACCCTTGCCCGCTACGTCGAGCTATCGATGCGGCCGGGCGATGCGCCGATCACCCATGTGATTTGGCCGGAGACGGCGCTTCCCTACCCGGTCGTGCGCGATCCCCGGCCGATCCCCATCCTCGGCCAGGCGCTGCCCCGCGGCGGGGCGCTCATCACCGGTGCCATCCGGGTGACTCCTCCCGGTCTCCAGCCTTGGCAAGTCTGGAATGGGCTTCTCGTCTTCGACGAGGAGGGAAGACAGGTTGCCGGCTACGACAAGGTTCATCTGGTGCCCTTCGGGGAATACCAACCGCTCCGCCGTCTGTTCCCGGCGAGCTGGACCTTGGTGGGGGAGGTCGATTTCTCGACCGGCGCCGGGCTCGAGAGGCTGCTGATTCCAGGCGCGCCCCCGGCCGGCGCGCTCATTTGCTACGAAGCGATTTTCCCGGGCCAGGTGGTGAATGAAGGCGCGCGCCCGGCTTGGCTCGTCAACCTCACCAACGATGCCTGGTATGGGCGCTCGACCGGGCCCTACCAGCATTTCGCCATCGCCCGCATGCGCACCATCGAGGAGGGGCTACCCTTGGTGCGCGTGGCCAATACCGGCATCTCCGGCGTGGTCGATGCCTATGGCCGCGTGCGCGCCCGGCTCGGTCTCGACCGTGAGGGGGTGATTGATTCGCCCTTGCCGGGAGCGCTGGCGACGGCCCCCCTTTATGCGCGCTGGGGCGACACCATGTGTGTTCTATTGGGCCTTGGAATGCTCCTTGCCGGTGCCGGCATCGAGCGTCGGCGTGGGACAAAAAAATAG
- a CDS encoding HlyC/CorC family transporter: protein MTDTSFRGAGGASAGSPHSHGEVQESVLRRRLRGWLSRLRPDREAEASLRETLEELIEEREEEAPIADDERALIANILKLRSLTATDVAVPRADIVAVEVDTPMDELAKRMVASAHSRLPVYRETLDDVVGMVHIKDVFTRLASGQSVPLRGLLRKVLFVSPAMRAMDLLLEMRAVRTHMALVVDEFGGIDGLVTIEDLVEEIVGEIEDEHDETEAPRLVDRPDGSVLADARATIEELEARVGPIVSPEERADIDTIGGLVVSLIGRVPARGELVRHPSGLEFEVIEADARRVKRLRVIGARPPAPAEEA from the coding sequence ATGACCGACACCTCGTTTCGCGGTGCCGGCGGTGCCTCCGCCGGATCGCCCCATTCCCATGGCGAGGTGCAGGAATCGGTGCTCCGGCGCCGGCTGCGCGGTTGGCTGTCGCGGCTGCGGCCGGATCGCGAAGCCGAGGCCTCGCTGCGCGAGACCTTGGAGGAGCTGATCGAGGAGCGGGAGGAGGAGGCGCCGATCGCCGACGATGAGCGGGCGCTCATCGCCAACATTCTGAAGCTCCGTTCCCTGACCGCGACCGATGTCGCCGTGCCGCGCGCCGACATCGTCGCCGTCGAGGTCGACACGCCCATGGACGAGCTGGCGAAGCGGATGGTCGCTTCGGCCCATTCGCGCCTGCCGGTCTATCGCGAGACGCTGGACGACGTCGTGGGCATGGTCCACATCAAGGACGTCTTCACCCGGCTTGCTTCCGGGCAGAGCGTTCCGCTGCGCGGCCTGTTGCGCAAGGTCTTGTTCGTCTCGCCGGCGATGCGGGCCATGGATCTCCTCTTGGAGATGCGGGCAGTGCGCACCCACATGGCGCTGGTGGTCGACGAGTTCGGCGGCATCGACGGGCTCGTCACCATCGAGGACCTGGTCGAAGAGATCGTCGGCGAGATCGAGGACGAGCATGACGAGACCGAGGCGCCGCGTCTCGTCGATCGGCCCGACGGCTCGGTGCTCGCCGATGCGCGCGCGACCATCGAGGAGCTGGAGGCCCGGGTCGGGCCGATCGTCTCACCCGAGGAACGGGCGGACATCGACACCATCGGCGGGCTCGTGGTCTCGCTGATCGGGCGCGTGCCCGCGCGCGGCGAGCTCGTGCGCCACCCTTCCGGTCTCGAGTTCGAGGTGATCGAGGCCGATGCCCGCCGCGTGAAGCGCTTGCGTGTCATCGGCGCCAGACCGCCGGCACCGGCCGAAGAAGCCTGA
- the ybeY gene encoding rRNA maturation RNase YbeY codes for MLSRRWTAKLPDCAAVARRAAMAALASGPAQGAVELSIALAGDRLARRLNREFRGQDKPTNVLSFAGDAASGAARQPRLLGDVVLAFETVQGEAKEQKKPFADHLSHLVVHGVLHLLGHDHARNAEAAAMERLERTILAKLGVPDPYRACLQSAAVRRREARAEVRARP; via the coding sequence ATGCTCTCGAGGCGTTGGACCGCCAAGCTGCCGGATTGCGCCGCCGTCGCCCGGCGCGCGGCGATGGCGGCGCTCGCAAGCGGACCGGCGCAGGGAGCCGTCGAGCTCAGCATCGCGCTTGCCGGCGACCGGCTGGCGCGGCGGCTGAACCGTGAGTTTCGCGGCCAGGACAAGCCGACCAATGTGCTCTCCTTCGCCGGCGATGCGGCGAGCGGTGCAGCCCGGCAGCCGCGCCTCCTCGGCGACGTGGTGCTCGCCTTCGAGACGGTGCAGGGCGAAGCCAAAGAGCAAAAGAAGCCCTTTGCCGATCATTTGAGCCATCTCGTCGTCCATGGCGTGCTGCATCTTCTCGGCCATGATCACGCCAGGAACGCCGAGGCGGCGGCCATGGAGAGGCTCGAGCGGACGATCCTCGCCAAGCTGGGCGTGCCCGATCCCTACCGCGCTTGCCTCCAGAGCGCCGCCGTCCGCCGGCGCGAGGCGCGGGCAGAGGTGCGAGCGCGCCCATGA
- a CDS encoding PhoH family protein, producing MTRQDPIRREFGDNSLLPILFGEHDRHLARIEQSFDVSIASRGNVVAITGPEGSARAADATLKALYDRLAEHKRGGAAPPELEASVVDAAILWAGQGGQGEAASGNGEGFEEAGAAVQTWKRPIIARSPVQADYIHALRRFELVFGLGPAGTGKTYLAVAVAVAFLREKRVDRIILSRPAVEAGERLGFLPGDMKEKIDPYLRPLYDALYDMMPGEQVDRRLKSGEIEIAPLAFMRGRTLANSFIILDEAQNTTPTQMKMFLTRLGENSRMSVTGDPSQIDLPLGARSGLNDALETLKGVTGVTVTEFTDADVVRHPLVTRIVRAYNAKDPRLLAAKAKEEHR from the coding sequence TTGACGCGTCAGGATCCGATCCGCCGAGAGTTCGGTGACAATAGCCTGCTGCCGATCCTGTTCGGCGAGCACGACCGTCACCTCGCTCGCATCGAGCAAAGCTTCGATGTCAGCATCGCATCGCGCGGCAATGTCGTCGCCATTACCGGACCGGAAGGATCGGCCCGCGCCGCCGATGCCACCCTGAAGGCGCTCTACGACCGTCTGGCCGAGCACAAGCGCGGCGGTGCCGCACCGCCCGAGCTGGAGGCCTCGGTGGTCGATGCCGCCATTCTCTGGGCCGGGCAGGGCGGCCAGGGTGAGGCCGCCTCCGGCAACGGCGAAGGCTTCGAGGAGGCGGGTGCTGCGGTGCAGACCTGGAAGCGCCCGATCATCGCCCGTTCGCCGGTGCAGGCGGACTATATCCATGCGCTCCGGCGCTTCGAGCTGGTGTTCGGTCTCGGTCCCGCCGGCACCGGCAAGACCTACCTCGCCGTGGCGGTGGCCGTGGCCTTTCTCCGCGAGAAGCGGGTCGACCGCATCATCCTGTCGCGTCCGGCGGTCGAGGCCGGCGAGCGCCTGGGATTCCTTCCCGGCGACATGAAGGAGAAAATCGACCCCTATCTCCGCCCGCTCTACGATGCGCTCTACGACATGATGCCGGGCGAGCAGGTGGATCGTCGCTTGAAGTCGGGCGAGATCGAGATCGCGCCCTTGGCCTTCATGCGCGGGCGCACTCTCGCCAACTCCTTCATCATCTTGGATGAGGCGCAGAACACCACGCCCACGCAGATGAAGATGTTCCTGACCCGGCTCGGCGAGAACAGCCGCATGTCGGTCACCGGCGATCCGAGCCAGATCGATCTGCCGCTCGGCGCCAGGTCCGGGCTCAACGACGCCTTGGAGACACTGAAGGGGGTCACCGGTGTCACCGTCACGGAGTTCACCGATGCCGACGTGGTCCGCCATCCGCTGGTGACCCGGATCGTACGCGCCTACAACGCGAAGGATCCAAGGCTGCTTGCCGCCAAGGCCAAAGAGGAGCATCGGTGA
- the miaB gene encoding tRNA (N6-isopentenyl adenosine(37)-C2)-methylthiotransferase MiaB, which translates to MAKQLYIKTYGCQMNVYDSGRMADVLAPLGFVAAARPETADMIILNTCHIREKAAEKTFSELGRLRPLKEARLEQGRGMIIAVAGCVAQAEGQEILERAPFVDLVVGPQAYHRLPELLARATRAGGGVLDTEFPVEPKFDHLPEASLRAAASAFLSVQEGCDKFCTFCVVPYTRGAEYSRPAQAILAEARRLVAAGAIEITLLGQNVNAYHGEGPDGAGWGLGRLIRALAEIDGLERLRYTTSHPMDMDDELIQAHREVPQLMPFLHLPAQSGSDRVLAAMNRRHTAQHYLRVVERIRKVRADLALSSDFIVGFPGESEEDFQLTVGLVESVAYAQAYSFKYSPRPGTPAAALAGQVPEPVKEDRLAQLQAAIGKHQRAFNRDALGRRIAVLAERGGRRTGQLIGRSPYMQSVYFEAPSRMLGRLVDVEVIGAYANSLAARLVEPAAAAPAGTQA; encoded by the coding sequence TTGGCGAAGCAGCTCTATATCAAAACCTATGGCTGCCAGATGAACGTCTACGACTCCGGTCGGATGGCGGATGTCCTGGCGCCCCTCGGCTTTGTGGCGGCGGCGCGGCCGGAGACGGCCGACATGATCATCCTCAATACCTGCCACATCCGCGAGAAGGCGGCGGAGAAGACCTTCTCCGAGCTGGGGCGCCTGCGCCCGCTGAAGGAGGCGCGCCTGGAGCAAGGCCGGGGCATGATCATCGCGGTCGCCGGCTGCGTCGCCCAGGCCGAGGGTCAGGAGATCCTCGAGCGGGCACCCTTCGTCGATCTGGTGGTGGGCCCGCAGGCCTATCACCGGCTGCCGGAGCTGTTGGCGCGGGCGACCCGTGCCGGCGGCGGCGTGCTCGATACGGAGTTCCCGGTCGAGCCCAAGTTCGACCACTTGCCGGAGGCGAGCCTGAGAGCGGCCGCCTCAGCTTTCCTCTCGGTGCAGGAAGGCTGCGACAAGTTCTGCACCTTCTGCGTCGTCCCCTATACCCGCGGCGCCGAATACTCGAGGCCCGCCCAGGCGATCCTGGCCGAGGCTCGGCGCCTGGTGGCGGCGGGGGCGATCGAGATCACCCTTCTCGGCCAGAACGTCAACGCCTATCACGGAGAAGGGCCGGACGGTGCCGGCTGGGGTCTCGGTCGGCTCATCCGGGCGCTCGCCGAAATCGACGGACTCGAGCGGCTCCGCTACACGACCTCGCACCCCATGGACATGGATGACGAGCTCATTCAGGCCCACCGCGAGGTGCCGCAGCTCATGCCCTTCCTGCATCTGCCGGCGCAGTCGGGCTCCGATCGCGTCCTGGCGGCGATGAACCGACGCCATACGGCCCAGCACTATCTCCGGGTCGTCGAGCGCATTCGCAAGGTGCGGGCCGATCTGGCGCTGTCTTCGGATTTCATCGTCGGATTTCCGGGCGAGAGCGAGGAAGACTTCCAGCTGACGGTCGGGCTCGTCGAGAGTGTCGCCTACGCGCAAGCCTACTCGTTCAAATACAGCCCGCGGCCCGGCACCCCCGCCGCGGCGCTCGCGGGCCAAGTGCCCGAACCGGTCAAGGAGGATCGCTTGGCGCAACTGCAGGCCGCCATCGGCAAACATCAGCGCGCCTTCAACAGGGATGCGCTTGGCCGCCGCATCGCCGTCCTGGCCGAGCGAGGCGGCCGGCGTACAGGCCAGCTGATCGGTCGGAGTCCCTACATGCAGTCGGTGTATTTCGAGGCGCCGAGCCGGATGCTCGGCCGTTTGGTCGATGTCGAGGTGATCGGCGCCTACGCCAACAGTCTGGCTGCTCGCCTGGTCGAGCCGGCGGCGGCGGCCCCTGCGGGGACGCAAGCTTGA
- a CDS encoding 1-acyl-sn-glycerol-3-phosphate acyltransferase has translation MPDIGSTALAAWRALAYVLWTLMLMPLQVLAVAAGWRLAERLPLFYHRSCLPLLGVSLRVLGQMVEARPVLFACNHTSYLDIPILGALIPGSFVAKSEIAGWPLFGTLARLQRSVFVNRRRSMSSQHRDEMSERLARGDNIILFPEGTSSDGNRVLPFKSALFAAAEGPRPGRTIVVQPVSVAFVRLNGMPLGREFRPLYAWYGDMGLLAHAWFMLGLGMATVEIRFHPATSLDEQGSRKALAHHCHRLVAAGLAESLAGARAARPQIPEAAPVPAEPAVVGS, from the coding sequence ATGCCGGATATCGGATCGACGGCGCTGGCCGCCTGGCGGGCTCTCGCCTATGTGCTCTGGACGCTCATGCTGATGCCGCTACAGGTGCTCGCCGTCGCCGCGGGCTGGCGCCTGGCGGAGCGCCTGCCGCTCTTCTATCACCGATCCTGCCTGCCGCTCTTAGGGGTCAGCTTGCGGGTGCTTGGCCAGATGGTTGAAGCGCGCCCGGTGCTGTTCGCCTGCAATCATACGAGCTACCTCGACATTCCGATCCTGGGCGCGCTCATCCCCGGCTCCTTCGTCGCCAAGAGCGAGATCGCCGGCTGGCCTTTGTTCGGCACCTTGGCACGCCTGCAGCGATCGGTCTTCGTCAACCGTCGGCGCAGCATGAGCTCCCAGCACCGCGACGAGATGTCCGAGCGGCTGGCGCGGGGCGACAACATCATTCTGTTTCCGGAGGGAACCTCTTCCGACGGCAACCGCGTGCTGCCGTTCAAGAGCGCGCTCTTTGCCGCCGCGGAGGGCCCGCGGCCGGGACGGACGATCGTCGTGCAGCCCGTGTCGGTCGCCTTCGTGCGGCTGAATGGCATGCCGCTCGGCCGCGAATTCCGACCGCTCTATGCTTGGTACGGCGACATGGGTCTCCTTGCCCATGCCTGGTTCATGCTGGGGCTCGGCATGGCGACGGTGGAGATCCGCTTCCATCCCGCGACCAGCTTGGATGAACAGGGCTCGCGGAAGGCCTTGGCGCACCATTGTCATCGCCTGGTGGCGGCCGGCCTCGCCGAGTCCTTGGCCGGCGCCCGGGCCGCCCGGCCGCAGATCCCCGAAGCGGCACCGGTTCCGGCCGAGCCGGCCGTCGTCGGATCGTAA
- a CDS encoding transcriptional repressor — translation MTEQRRVIARVLSDSTDHPDVELVHRRAADIDPGISIATVYRTVRLFEEANILERHDFGDGRSRYEEVPQAHHDHLIDVESGKVIEFKNEEIEALQRQIAEKLGYRLVDHRLELFGVPIKRERE, via the coding sequence ATGACCGAGCAGCGGCGCGTCATCGCCCGCGTGCTGTCGGACTCGACCGATCATCCCGACGTGGAGCTCGTGCACCGGCGTGCCGCCGACATCGATCCCGGCATTTCCATCGCTACGGTCTATCGCACGGTTCGGCTGTTCGAGGAGGCGAACATCCTCGAGCGCCACGACTTCGGCGACGGCCGCTCGCGCTACGAGGAAGTGCCCCAGGCGCACCACGACCATCTGATCGACGTCGAAAGCGGGAAGGTCATCGAGTTCAAGAATGAGGAAATCGAGGCTCTGCAGCGCCAGATCGCCGAGAAGCTGGGCTATCGTCTGGTCGACCATCGACTGGAGCTCTTCGGCGTCCCGATCAAGCGCGAGCGGGAATAG
- a CDS encoding MucR family transcriptional regulator: MADRTDNNELLTLTADIVAAHVSNNTVGVTDLPQLIQQVYASLSSLGQPAQPVAERPQPAVAIKKSVTPDYIICLEDGKKLKMLKRHLKTAFNMTPEEYRERWGLPPDYPMVAPNYALQRSKLAKDIGLGTRARRRGASK; this comes from the coding sequence ATGGCCGACCGAACCGATAACAACGAGCTGCTGACACTGACGGCCGATATTGTCGCCGCGCATGTGTCCAACAACACCGTCGGTGTTACCGACCTGCCGCAACTCATCCAACAGGTCTACGCGTCGTTGTCTTCGCTGGGACAACCGGCGCAGCCGGTCGCCGAGCGGCCGCAACCGGCCGTGGCGATCAAGAAGTCGGTGACGCCGGACTACATCATCTGCCTGGAAGACGGCAAGAAGCTGAAGATGCTGAAGCGGCATCTGAAGACCGCCTTCAACATGACTCCGGAAGAATATCGGGAACGCTGGGGATTGCCGCCGGATTATCCGATGGTGGCGCCGAACTATGCCTTGCAGCGGAGCAAGCTCGCCAAGGACATCGGCCTCGGCACCCGCGCCAGGCGGCGTGGCGCCAGCAAGTAA
- a CDS encoding GNAT family N-acetyltransferase, translating into MSAVTDPAIVAAIQSDTATLAWLQGQCFDDPWGRVGFGRMLSLPGAFALICRTTLQRGRVSVGFAVCQVVGEQAELLTLGVLPERRREGHARRLLAESCARARQRGAGHMFLEVAEDNLPGQVLYKSFGFVVVGRRPGYYRDQMGRRVAALTMRRDIEPDHRP; encoded by the coding sequence ATGAGCGCGGTTACCGACCCCGCCATCGTGGCGGCGATCCAGTCCGATACCGCGACCTTGGCTTGGCTGCAGGGCCAATGCTTCGACGACCCCTGGGGCCGGGTCGGTTTCGGGCGGATGCTGTCTTTGCCCGGCGCCTTCGCGCTCATCTGCCGCACCACCTTGCAACGCGGCCGGGTGTCGGTGGGATTTGCCGTGTGCCAGGTGGTGGGCGAGCAGGCGGAGCTGTTGACCCTCGGCGTCTTGCCGGAGCGCCGCCGCGAAGGCCATGCGCGCCGGCTCTTGGCGGAATCCTGCGCCCGCGCCCGGCAACGGGGTGCCGGGCACATGTTCCTCGAAGTCGCCGAGGACAATCTGCCGGGTCAGGTGCTCTATAAGAGCTTCGGCTTCGTCGTCGTGGGACGCCGACCGGGTTATTACCGCGATCAGATGGGGCGGCGCGTGGCGGCGCTCACCATGCGCCGCGACATCGAACCTGACCACCGGCCTTAG
- the tsaB gene encoding tRNA (adenosine(37)-N6)-threonylcarbamoyltransferase complex dimerization subunit type 1 TsaB: MSSITVLGLDSALSGCSVALVAAGQLKAERHQAGERGQAECLLPMIEATMAAATIGFPALDLIAVTIGPGAFTGLRIGLAAAHGLALGAKRPVAGVTTLEAVAAATEAALRRGRTLVVALETKRRDLYLQAFTPALQPLTEPQAVAPERFEAWAPSGPLLIAGDGADRLAASLRGRAFSIAEGVRLPEAALVARIAALRHGSDAARPGTPLYLHAPDVTMPTAARTR, from the coding sequence ATGTCGTCGATCACGGTGCTTGGTCTGGATTCCGCGCTCTCCGGTTGCTCGGTCGCGCTCGTCGCCGCGGGCCAGCTCAAAGCCGAGCGGCACCAAGCCGGCGAGCGGGGACAGGCGGAATGTCTCTTACCCATGATCGAAGCGACCATGGCAGCGGCCACCATCGGCTTTCCGGCACTCGATCTGATCGCGGTCACCATCGGGCCGGGAGCGTTCACCGGGCTTCGCATCGGTCTTGCTGCCGCGCATGGCTTGGCGCTGGGCGCCAAACGGCCGGTTGCCGGCGTGACCACGCTGGAAGCGGTGGCGGCGGCGACCGAGGCTGCCCTGCGCCGGGGCCGGACATTGGTGGTGGCGCTGGAGACCAAGCGCCGGGATTTGTATCTGCAGGCCTTCACCCCGGCACTTCAGCCCTTGACCGAGCCGCAGGCGGTGGCACCCGAGCGCTTCGAGGCATGGGCGCCTTCCGGCCCGCTCCTCATCGCCGGCGACGGTGCCGACCGGCTGGCGGCGAGCCTTCGGGGCCGCGCTTTCAGCATTGCCGAAGGCGTGCGCCTGCCCGAGGCGGCGCTGGTCGCGCGCATCGCCGCCCTTCGCCACGGGAGCGATGCGGCGCGTCCGGGAACGCCGCTCTATCTCCACGCTCCCGATGTGACCATGCCGACCGCGGCGAGGACGCGATGA
- a CDS encoding malonic semialdehyde reductase yields the protein MATADDQALDLAFRRARTHNAWRNEPIGEERLRAVYELACMGPTSANCSPLRVVFVSSRQAKERLKPALSSGNLAKTMAAPVTAIIAHDLKFYEHLARLFPHDPTARSWFEGKPDVEATAFRNGTLQGAYFIIAARMLGLDCGPMSGFDNAKVDAAFFANSSVRSNFLVNLGHGDPAGLFPRSPRFAFEEVCRIE from the coding sequence ATGGCGACAGCCGACGATCAAGCGCTCGACCTGGCTTTTCGCCGGGCGCGGACCCACAACGCCTGGCGCAATGAGCCGATCGGCGAGGAGCGGCTGCGTGCTGTCTACGAGCTCGCCTGCATGGGGCCGACCAGCGCCAACTGCTCGCCCCTGCGCGTCGTCTTCGTCAGCTCGCGGCAAGCGAAGGAGCGGTTGAAGCCGGCGCTTTCCTCCGGCAACCTCGCCAAGACCATGGCGGCTCCGGTCACCGCCATCATCGCCCACGACCTCAAGTTCTACGAGCACCTGGCGCGTCTCTTTCCCCACGATCCGACCGCCCGTTCCTGGTTCGAAGGCAAGCCCGATGTCGAGGCGACCGCCTTCCGCAACGGCACCCTGCAAGGTGCCTATTTCATCATCGCGGCGCGCATGCTGGGCTTGGATTGCGGCCCCATGTCGGGATTCGACAATGCCAAGGTCGATGCCGCATTCTTTGCGAACAGCTCGGTGCGCTCGAACTTTCTCGTCAACCTCGGCCACGGCGATCCCGCCGGTCTCTTTCCCCGCAGCCCGCGCTTCGCCTTCGAGGAGGTTTGCCGAATCGAATAG